The following coding sequences lie in one Cyanobacterium sp. Dongsha4 genomic window:
- a CDS encoding PHP domain-containing protein, whose product MLLKAETNPFQLLDERPQDTVRLANVWERVDNNSCPYQYNFHLHTSCSDGQLTPESLIEQAIALGLKGLAISDHHSVKGFYRAYKWLQEKSKFNPRVSLPYLWTGIEITSELNGTNVHILGYGFDPENEHLQKYLTGENPEGENAKAEKVIKSLHRAGGLVVLAHPFRYRRSAEELIREAYELGIDGVEAYYAYGNPQPWIPSLKQTTQALKLARKYNLYTTCGTDTHGNNILKRL is encoded by the coding sequence ATGTTACTAAAAGCAGAAACAAATCCATTTCAATTATTAGATGAGCGTCCTCAAGATACTGTGAGATTAGCGAATGTATGGGAAAGAGTAGATAATAATAGTTGTCCTTATCAATATAATTTTCATTTACACACAAGTTGTTCTGATGGTCAATTAACCCCTGAATCCTTAATAGAACAAGCGATCGCACTTGGCTTGAAAGGTTTAGCTATTTCTGATCATCACAGCGTCAAAGGTTTTTATCGTGCTTATAAATGGTTACAAGAGAAATCAAAATTTAACCCAAGAGTTAGCTTGCCCTATTTGTGGACTGGAATCGAAATTACTTCAGAGTTAAACGGAACAAATGTGCATATTTTGGGTTATGGTTTTGATCCTGAAAATGAACATCTACAAAAATATCTGACAGGGGAAAATCCTGAAGGAGAAAATGCCAAAGCGGAAAAAGTCATAAAATCCTTACATCGAGCAGGAGGATTAGTCGTTTTAGCTCACCCCTTCCGTTATCGTCGTAGTGCTGAGGAATTGATTAGAGAGGCTTATGAGCTGGGTATTGACGGAGTAGAAGCCTATTATGCCTATGGTAATCCTCAACCTTGGATACCTAGCCTTAAACAGACAACTCAAGCCCTGAAATTAGCCCGTAAATACAACTTATATACCACCTGCGGTACAGATACCCACGGTAACAATATTTTAAAGCGTCTTTAG
- a CDS encoding glycosyltransferase family 2 protein has product MNDFLYLAPTMGVFVFGIIILQFFDKKSPLGRGILVSVFFLLTVRYLLWRGFYTLNLATKLTTAISLFIFILEFITLIVPHFELFLGIKRNYRHQEADFWEATVRENQYSPTVDILIPTYNESIAILRRTIIGCQAIEYPNKKVYLLDDGNRKEVEELAFQLGCNYISREEHQHAKAGNLNHALKLTNGDLVTVFDADFVPCKNFLSRTVGFFQKPELGLLQTHQHYYNQDTVARNLGLENILGHPTEECSSRLNQPMRDYYNSVMCYGSSFIVRRSALNEVNGFYTDSVAEDYFTTILLLGKKYEVIYLTERLSAGLVPENIPALFRQRMRWAQGTMEGFFVSANPLTIKGLNFHQRIIYLTGVIHWFTSISILISLVIFPLCFIFKMPPLVTNVHDWLSYFLPLMVFQFTIFYRLCDNSTAKIVADIYSLILAFPVSWAIIKTLVKPFSGGFKVTPKGICTDKAIFRWNLALPLIYAFISTLSSLIICIYLLFNSQSVNSLIVELRFAYSSLEIGIFWNLYYLILLTVAILAFVEKPQKDFYPWLNINTSINLKINNHIQLHGFSYSLSEKGVKVSFPDNYSLPLIKHNSTVELHFNELDLTLNGIIKDVNFRNRKVDLLIEYPQLNLSEYRALVEFLFCSPHRWQTKIVPNEIQSILILLNVVKNKILPFPFQKKQNKLGHYKHLSIKAELDIINY; this is encoded by the coding sequence ATGAATGATTTTTTATATTTAGCACCTACTATGGGTGTGTTTGTTTTTGGTATTATTATTCTTCAATTTTTCGACAAGAAATCACCATTAGGTAGAGGAATATTAGTTTCTGTTTTCTTTTTGTTAACCGTTAGGTATCTTCTATGGAGAGGTTTTTACACCCTAAATTTAGCAACAAAACTCACAACCGCAATTAGTTTATTTATTTTTATTCTTGAATTTATCACTTTAATTGTTCCCCATTTCGAGTTATTTTTAGGTATCAAAAGAAACTATCGTCATCAAGAAGCTGATTTTTGGGAAGCAACCGTCAGAGAAAATCAATATTCTCCCACCGTTGATATTTTGATTCCAACCTATAATGAATCGATCGCAATCTTAAGACGTACAATAATTGGTTGTCAAGCCATAGAATATCCCAACAAAAAAGTATATCTTTTAGATGACGGCAATAGAAAAGAAGTAGAAGAATTAGCGTTTCAATTAGGTTGTAACTATATTTCCAGAGAAGAACATCAACACGCAAAAGCAGGAAACTTAAATCATGCTTTAAAATTAACCAACGGTGATTTAGTGACAGTATTTGATGCCGATTTTGTGCCTTGTAAAAATTTTCTCTCTCGCACAGTAGGATTTTTCCAAAAACCAGAATTAGGTTTATTACAAACCCATCAACATTACTATAATCAAGACACTGTTGCCCGAAATTTAGGCTTAGAAAATATCTTAGGACATCCCACAGAAGAATGCTCTTCCCGACTTAATCAACCAATGCGAGACTATTATAACAGCGTTATGTGTTATGGTAGCTCTTTTATTGTCAGAAGATCCGCCCTTAATGAGGTAAATGGTTTTTATACTGATTCTGTTGCAGAAGACTACTTTACAACAATTCTTTTACTAGGGAAAAAATATGAAGTAATTTATTTAACAGAAAGATTAAGTGCTGGATTAGTGCCAGAGAATATTCCCGCTTTATTTCGCCAAAGAATGCGATGGGCTCAAGGCACAATGGAAGGTTTTTTTGTCTCTGCAAATCCCCTCACCATTAAGGGTTTAAACTTTCATCAAAGAATTATTTATTTAACAGGAGTTATTCATTGGTTTACCAGTATTAGTATCTTAATTTCTCTGGTTATTTTTCCTCTTTGTTTTATCTTTAAAATGCCTCCCTTAGTTACCAATGTTCATGATTGGCTTTCATATTTCCTACCATTAATGGTATTTCAATTTACGATTTTTTATCGACTTTGTGATAATTCAACTGCAAAAATTGTCGCTGATATTTATAGTTTAATTTTAGCTTTTCCCGTTTCGTGGGCAATCATAAAAACTCTGGTTAAGCCTTTTTCTGGAGGTTTTAAAGTTACTCCAAAAGGAATTTGCACCGATAAAGCTATTTTTCGTTGGAATTTAGCTCTACCTCTAATTTATGCTTTTATTTCTACACTATCTAGTTTAATTATTTGTATTTATTTATTGTTTAATAGTCAATCGGTTAATAGCTTGATAGTAGAATTAAGATTTGCTTACAGTAGTTTAGAAATAGGTATTTTTTGGAACTTATACTATTTAATACTTTTAACTGTGGCAATATTAGCTTTTGTCGAAAAACCTCAAAAAGATTTTTATCCTTGGTTAAATATTAATACTTCCATTAACCTTAAGATTAATAACCATATACAATTACATGGCTTTAGTTATTCCCTCTCCGAAAAAGGAGTCAAAGTATCTTTTCCTGACAACTATTCCTTACCATTAATTAAACATAATTCAACTGTCGAATTACATTTTAATGAGTTAGATTTAACCTTAAACGGCATAATTAAAGATGTTAATTTTAGAAACAGAAAAGTAGATTTATTGATAGAATATCCGCAACTAAATTTATCTGAGTATCGAGCTTTGGTCGAGTTTTTATTTTGTAGTCCTCACAGATGGCAAACGAAAATTGTTCCCAATGAAATACAGTCTATTTTAATCTTATTAAATGTTGTGAAAAATAAAATTCTGCCCTTTCCTTTTCAGAAAAAACAAAATAAGTTAGGGCATTATAAACACTTAAGTATCAAAGCTGAGTTGGATATTATTAACTACTAA